The Gloeomargarita lithophora Alchichica-D10 genomic sequence AGAATCAGGCAACCAGCCGCCGTCACTGCTCCGTCTGTTGATACACCCCCGCCACCGTTGTTTTGGGGAAATTCATCAAGTTTTTCCTTCCCCATCAACCCTAGTGGGACTTTATAAGTTTTAAGCCCTAAAACAGGCTCAAGCTCAAGCAAGACAGGCAAAACACATCGGCAAGGTAATAATGGCTGGAACCCAGTCGCATCAAGAAAATATGCTGATCGAGGTAAAACAATTGCTGTGTCTAGGTCTGAGGCCGTTTAGGAGCCAGTTTCTCTCAAAGTCCCACTAGGGATTGAGCCGCAATTGGAAAGAATGTCCTGTACCTTAACCAGTGATTGCAACCCGGTGGTATTCTCCAGCACCAATCGCCCGGCGATGGCCTCCCTGTGGATCATGCGTTTGCCAGGTTATCTATGGCAGAGTTTTTCTGATATGAACCCACGGGAATTGTTGGCACGGCATCTACAACTACGGGAACAATTGATTCAGGATTTTGACTTGAATTTACAAACAAATTTAACCCTAGAAAATTATATCCAACGCACGGGGGACATCCTGGTGATGCAAAATCAAGAAATTCGCAAAAAAGATATTCTAAAAATCATAGTTGAATATAATTATTTCAACAAAAATTCTCGTACGGAATGGTGGGGAAATTATAACCAATCAAGCGAGATTTGACGTAGCAAGGGTCACGTTCTGGTTCTGATAGCCTGCGTGGTATAGCCTTGTTATTCACATAAGGATACCTCTAAAAATAGGTCGCAGGGGGGCACCCCCCGGAATTGGTTCTGGGTAATACCGGCATTCCAGCGAGATAATTTTCTGTTGATGTAAACAAATAGAGGTGTCCGGTTGATATACTCAAAGATTCTTTAAGAGAAAAACATAAAACAAATAGACTGATTTATGATGGGGATCAAGGATAACCGTTAATAAACTCATTTTTTGAGGATTACTAAAAAATGCCATCAGAACTGGTTCGTTGCCCCAACTGCGGTCAATATGCCCAACGTTCCCTACAGGCGGAGTCCGGTTGGCTGGAAACCGAATGTTCCCACTGTGATTACCTGCTGATTCTCCACGCCTCCAGCGGCCAGGTTATTGAAGCCTATGCGCCCGGACTTTATCCCTAAGTTGGTGTCGCAGAGGCCAACGCACCAACGCCTGCAATAGCCACCCCAGGGAACGCCATTCACTCGGCACTTTGCGCTCCTGCCATTGCCCCGGTCGGCAAAACAGCAGAGGAATGAGTTTTCGCTCCTGGTCAAGGGTCACGTCAGTCCAAGCCAAGGTCACCCGCCCTGTTTCTTGATGCTGGGGTTGTGCTGTTAGGGTCAAACCCACTTCCGGCAGGGTCACGGTGACTGGCTCCGGGGTCAATCGCCCCTGGGTGAGGGTGACGCTGGCACCCAATTCGGATAATTGCTCGGTCAACCCCCAGGCGGTACGTTCTCCCTGCTGAAATTGCACCAGCTTTTGTAGAGGAAACCAAGGGTAGGGGGAGGGTTGGGGCGCATCCACTAAGGCCAGACAAGCTAAGCACAACATAATTAAATTATAAATACTCCATACCCAGACCCATTGCCAACCCTGGGTGAGCATAAACCAAACGAAACAGGCAAGATTCACCCCCAAAAACACCACCAAGGGAGTCACCAACGGCCAGTTGACGGTGAATTTGTGATTGCTTAACCCCTTGGGCGTGACCCGAAATCCCCGCTCAAAGGGACGCATCAAGGTTTGCCACACCGCCACACTCACCGGCCAGCAGGTGGTCAACACATACAAATCCGCTGTGAGAATCGAACGGCTCTGGCGATTTAGCCAAGGAAAAACGATAAATTGCGCCAAATAATAGGGCATGAAGTAATAAATCAACTCCGCCGGGGTCGCTTGAAACGGCAGGGTATTGCTGAGTGCTACCAGGACAGGGATCAACAAAAACCCCACCCGTGCCCAGGAGCCAAACCAATTTAGCAACCCTTCCAAATGGGCTAACCGTTGCTTAAAATTCAGCCCCGGAATAGTCAGAGGATTGCTGGGAATAAACAAGCCCTGCAAGGTTCCCTGTGCCCAGCGCAGGCGTTGGCTGATGTGGGCGGCCATATTTTCCGCCGCTAGACCAGCACTGAGTTTCTCTTGGAGATAAATTACCTCCAGTCCTTGGGCTGAGAGTTTGACCCCGGTGAAATAGTCTTCGCTCAGGGATTCCGTCACAAAGCCGCCGATGGCCTCTAAAGGTGCCCGCCGCACCACCAAAGAAGTCCCGGAACAAATCACCCCCTGCACCCCGTCCCGCATCGGTTGAATCTGCCGGTAAAAAATCTCCTCCTCCGGGGTCAACACGGCACTTAAACCCAAATTGTGCGCCACCGGGTCGGGGTTATAAAACGTCTGGGGAGTTTGCACCAGAGCCACCCGGGAATTTTGGAAAAAACCCACCGTGCGGGTGAGAAAATTGCGGGTCGGGATAAAGTCCGCATCAAACACCGCAATCAATTCCCCCTGGGTCAAGGGCAGGGCGTGGTTCAAATTCCCCGCCTTGGCATGGCGGTTATCGGGACGGGTGAGGTATGCACAGCCCAATGCCTGCGCCAGTGCCCTTATCTCCGGGCGGCGGGTATCATCCAGCAGATAGATGGTTTTGGGTGCATAATCCAGGGCTTGACACCCCAAAATCGTCCGTTTCAGGATAAACGCCGGTTCATTGTAGGTGGGGATGAGAATGTCAACCGTTGGCTGATACTTGCCCGCCGTCACCGCCACGCCATACAAATCCGCTTCCGGGCGGCGGTCTCGGGTTTGCGCCATCAAAAACAACTGAATCCACCCCCCGGCGGAACTCAGCACCTCCAAAGCCAAAAAACCCAGGGAAAAGGCCACCAACCCCCCGGATTCCCAGCGCAGGGTACCCAACACCCGCCAGAGCAAATACCGCCCCGTTAGCACCAGCATGATCGCCAGTAGTATCAGCCGTGACCAGGTGCTGGGACGGGGATAGAGGCGGGTAATTGCCCAACAAACTGCGGCAATTGTCAGGGCGATCCCCCAGAGGGTGACAGGTTCCGTGACGGGCAGTGCCAACCACGCCGGGGCTTGCAATAACGGTAAAACCTGCATGAGCTTCCAGCCCGCCAGCAGGGCAATTCCCACCCCCAACCAACGGAAACCGGGAACGGGAAGCGTATTAGACCAAACCGATTTACGGAGCTGAACCATAACCACCAAACTCCCTGGGTTACTGTTCTTGAATACGAGAACCCACCGGTTCCGGTTTTAGGACTGGGGATACCCTGGTAGGTTCCCTTTCTCCAACTGGCGCAACATTCGCTGGGGGGCACTGGCCTGCGCCACTTCCACCAGCTGATCCAGGTCGGTTTCTGCCATAAACTTTAACGCCTGCGCCAAATGCCCCCGGTGGGGACAAGCCTCGCCCAGACTGCAACCGTTCACACAGGCTTCGGCACAATTTATGGTTGGGGTCATAACTATTAAGAATTATGAATAGCTTTACTTTATCCCCCCAGGGGAACCGGTGGCAAATCGGGGGAACTCCACCCCCCAGGGATAGTCCTGGTAAAGTGCTAGTGTAAACCAGAACTTTTCGGAGCAAATGTATGGTGGGAGCAACCCTGGGGCGTGGTTTGGCGGGTGCGGTGGTGGCGTGGGGGCTGTGGGC encodes the following:
- a CDS encoding replication restart DNA helicase PriA is translated as MPSELVRCPNCGQYAQRSLQAESGWLETECSHCDYLLILHASSGQVIEAYAPGLYP
- a CDS encoding glycosyltransferase gives rise to the protein MVQLRKSVWSNTLPVPGFRWLGVGIALLAGWKLMQVLPLLQAPAWLALPVTEPVTLWGIALTIAAVCWAITRLYPRPSTWSRLILLAIMLVLTGRYLLWRVLGTLRWESGGLVAFSLGFLALEVLSSAGGWIQLFLMAQTRDRRPEADLYGVAVTAGKYQPTVDILIPTYNEPAFILKRTILGCQALDYAPKTIYLLDDTRRPEIRALAQALGCAYLTRPDNRHAKAGNLNHALPLTQGELIAVFDADFIPTRNFLTRTVGFFQNSRVALVQTPQTFYNPDPVAHNLGLSAVLTPEEEIFYRQIQPMRDGVQGVICSGTSLVVRRAPLEAIGGFVTESLSEDYFTGVKLSAQGLEVIYLQEKLSAGLAAENMAAHISQRLRWAQGTLQGLFIPSNPLTIPGLNFKQRLAHLEGLLNWFGSWARVGFLLIPVLVALSNTLPFQATPAELIYYFMPYYLAQFIVFPWLNRQSRSILTADLYVLTTCWPVSVAVWQTLMRPFERGFRVTPKGLSNHKFTVNWPLVTPLVVFLGVNLACFVWFMLTQGWQWVWVWSIYNLIMLCLACLALVDAPQPSPYPWFPLQKLVQFQQGERTAWGLTEQLSELGASVTLTQGRLTPEPVTVTLPEVGLTLTAQPQHQETGRVTLAWTDVTLDQERKLIPLLFCRPGQWQERKVPSEWRSLGWLLQALVRWPLRHQLRDKVRAHRLQ